Proteins from a single region of Dictyostelium discoideum AX4 chromosome 5 chromosome, whole genome shotgun sequence:
- a CDS encoding FNIP repeat-containing protein, giving the protein MIENKIELNCALHTNKNLEFLCLDCKLIPCCTLCISRGGEHHRHGIDSLESIQTSSILSMMNNFKDVYPKVIERIENDQQILKDSDEIFNEIQSQYNKNKITINEEFKKIHNILSIIQLDIERQLTTDFQENTLINTTITSSINNNNNNNNNNNNNNNNNNNNNNNNNNNNNNNNNNNNNNNNNNNNNNNNNNNNNNNNNNNSITDILNISIKYIQQQYNNDDHFKIDSNSIELIKQYQQSLLLLNNNNNDNLNKLKEYNNQTIKFDNQLINDIKNNLKTIYSFENNNNNNNNNNNNNNNNNNYNDNDNNNNYNDNNNNYNSNKAEKLNIEIDENNYKFIKKRNKNYYIYSENNEFPKNKEGIAFGEDCGSLLEFNWNKNLKNVMLLDGFKESLEPGVLPNGIVHLEIGDIKTPLVVGSIPSTVISLTFNDGFNQSLEPGVLLNSILNLRIGDIKTPLVVGSIPSSVFSLALHDGFNQSLEPGIIPQNNKYKDFSSMQGVKYLTLHNIKSELNIGSIPKSVYQLTLRDGFSKTLKPGVIPRSVEIVTLQEITKPLIIGSIPYTVLTVQFLTGFNQLLTPGIIPEGVKVLEFYQVKDLLTPGSIPKSIYSLSFKDGFDQILSPGIITDGVCELYLRGIKQPLVLNSIPNSVTKLDIYNEFNQELTPGIIPNSIKELTLGSLNTQLVEGSIPKTIQKIILYGNIEPSSLDVCKLDKSVLIYKK; this is encoded by the exons atgattgaaaataaaatagaactGAATTGTGCACTccatacaaataaaaatttagaatttttatGTTTAGATTGTAAATTAATACCATGTTGTACTTTATGTATTTCTAGAGGAGGTGAACATCATCGTCATGGAATTGATTCATTAGAATCAATACAAACATCTTCAATTCTTTCAATgatgaataattttaaagatgttTATCCCAAAGTAATTGAAAGAATAGAAAATGAtcaacaaatattaaaagattctgatgaaattttcaatgaaattcaatcacaatataataaaaataaaatcacaaTAAacgaagaatttaaaaaaattcataaCATACTTTCAATAATCCAATTGGATATTGAAAGACAATTAACAACAGATTTCCAAGAAAATACATTAATAAACACAACTATAACCtcttcaataaataataataataataataataataataataataataataataataataataataataataataataataataataataataataataataataataataataataataataataataataataataataataataataataataataataataataataataataataataataattcaatcacagatatattaaatatttctataaaatatatacaacaacaatataataatgatgatcaCTTTAAAAtagattcaaattcaattgaattaataaaacaataccaacaatcattactattattaaataataataataatgataatttaaataaattaaaagaatataataatcaaaccATTAAATTcgataatcaattaattaatgatattaaaaataatttaaaaacaatttattcttttgaaaataataataataataataataataataataataataataataataataataattataatgataatgataataataataattataatgataataataataattataatagtaataaagctgaaaaattaaatatcgaaattgatgaaaataattataaatttataaaga agcgaaataaaaactattatatttattcagagaataatgaatttccaaaaaataaagaaggtATTGCGTTTGGAGAAGATTGTGGTAGTttattagaatttaattggaataagaatttaaagaatgtTATGTTATTAGATGGATTTAAAGAAAGTTTAGAACCAGGTGTATTACCAAATGGTATTGTACATTTAGAGATAGGTGATATTAAAACACCATTAGTAGTTGGATCAATACCATCAACAGTTATAAGTTTAACATTTAATGATGGATTTAATCAATCATTAGAACCTGGTGTATTACTAAAtagtattttaaatttgagaATAGGTGATATTAAAACACCATTAGTAGTTGGATCAATACCATCAAGTGTTTTCAGTTTAGCATTACATGATGGATTTAATCAATCATTAGAACCTGGTATTATTcctcaaaataataaatataaggATTTTTCATCTATGCAGGGTGTAAAATACCTAACATTacataatattaaaagtgAACTAAACATTGGATCAATTCCAAAGTCAGTATACCAATTGACTCTAAGAGATGGGTTCTCTAAAACATTAAAGCCAGGTGTTATTCCAAGAAGTGTAGAAATTGTAACATTACAGGAAATAACAAAACCATTAATAATTGGATCAATACCTTATACAGTTTTAACAGTACAATTTCTTACAGGCTTTAACCAATTACTTACTCCAGGTATTATACCAGAAGGTGTTAAAGTATTAGAATTCTACCAAGTTAAGGACTTATTAACTCCTGGTTCAATTCCTAAATCGATTTATTCATTAAGTTTCAAGGATGGTTTCGATCAAATATTATCACCAGGTATAATTACTGATGGAGTGTGTGAGTTATATTTGCGAGGAATTAAACAACCATTAGTATTGAATTCAATACCAAATTCTGTCACAAAATTGGATATctataatgaatttaatcaaGAACTAACACCAGGAATCATTCCAAATTCAATAAAGGAATTAACGTTAGGTAGTTTAAATACACAACTTGTTGAAGGATCAATaccaaaaacaattcaaaaaattattttatatggtAATATTGAACCATCATCTTTAGATGTTTGTAAATTAGATAAATCTGTAttgatatataaaaaataa
- a CDS encoding FNIP repeat-containing protein encodes MIENKIEQNCALHTNKNLEFLCLDCKLIPCCTLCISRGGEHHRHGIDSLESIQTSSILSMMNSFKDVYPKVIERIENDQQILKDSDEIFNEIQSQYNKNKITLNQEFKKIHNILSILELDIERQLTTDFEINTLINTTITSSINNDIDNYNKNKNNNSITDILNISIKNIQQYNDDDYYKIDSNSIELIKQYQQSLLLLNNNNNIDNLNKLKEYNNQTIKFDNQIINDIRSNLKLIYSFENNNNNNNNNNNNNNNNNNNNNNNNNNNNNKKTEKLNIEIDENNFKFIKKQNKKYYIYSENNEFPKNEERIAFGEGCGSLLKVNWNKNLKNVMLLDGFEESLEPGILPDGIVHLEIFDIKTELAVGSIPSTVTSLTFNDGFNQSIEVGIIPSSVIYLDLHDIKQPLKIGSIPQSVQDLKLCNGFSQPLEPGIITNKIKTLSIHEIKTQLQIGSIPNSVTHMVFYDGFNQLLSAGIIPEGVSWLFFFNIKIPLVVGSIPQSIYYLVFSDGFNQTISPGIITNGVEILCLRDIKQPLEVNSIPKSVTNLLIDSGFQQPLTPGIIPNSIKELALGNIKTQLVEGSIPKKIQKIILDKNFNQSLEICDLDKSVEIRTNYLK; translated from the exons atgattgaaaataaaatagaacaGAACTGTGCACTCcacacaaataaaaatttagaatttttatGTTTAGATTGTAAATTAATACCATGTTGTACATTATGTATTTCTAGAGGAGGTGAACATCATCGTCATGGAATTGATTCATTAGAATCAATACAAACATCTTCAATTCTTTCAATGATGAATAGTTTTAAAGATGTTTATCCAAAAGTAATTGAAAGAATAGAAAATGATCAACAGATATTAAAAGATTCTGATGAAATTTTCAATGAAATTCAATcacaatataataaaaataaaatcacaCTAAAccaagaatttaaaaaaattcataaCATACTTTCAATACTTGAATTGGATATTGAAAGACAATTAACTACAGATTTCGAAATAAATACATTAATAAATACAACTATAACCtcttcaataaataatgatattgacaattataataaaaataaaaataataattcaatcacagatatattaaatatttctataaaaaatatacaacaatataatgatgatgattactATAAAAtagattcaaattcaatcgaattaataaaacaataccaacaatcattactattattaaataataacaataatattgataatttaaataaattaaaagaatataataatcaaaccATTAAATTCGATAACcaaataattaatgatattagaagtaatttaaaattaatctattcttttgaaaataataataataataataataataataataataataataataataataataataataataataataataataataataataataataaaaaaactgaaaaattaaatattgaaattgatgaaaataattttaaatttataaaga aacaaaataaaaaatattatatttattcagagaataatgaatttccaaaaaatgaAGAAAGAATTGCATTTGGAGAAGGTTGTGGTAGTTTATTAAAAGTTAATTGGAAtaagaatttaaagaatgtAATGTTATTAGATGGATTTGAAGAAAGTTTAGAACCAGGTATATTACCAGATGGTATTGTACATTTAGAGatatttgatattaaaacAGAATTAGCAGTTGGATCAATACCATCAACAGTTACAAGTTTAACATTTAATGATGGatttaatcaatcaattgaagTTGGTATTATTCCATCAagtgttatttatttagatttaCATGATATTAAACAACCATTAAAGATTGGTTCAATCCCACAATCAGTACAAGATTTGAAACTTTGCAATGGATTCTCTCAACCATTAGAACCAGgtattattacaaataaaattaaaacattaagTATTCATGAAATTAAAACTCAATTACAAATAGGATCAATTCCAAATAGCGTCACTCATATGGTATTTTACGATGGCTTTAACCAATTACTTTCAGCAGGTATTATACCAGAAGGTGTTTCATggttattcttttttaatataaaaatccCATTAGTTGTTGGTTCAATTCCtcaatcaatttattatttagttttcAGTGATGGTTTCAATCAAACAATATCACCAGGTATAATTACTAATGGTGTGGAAATTTTATGTTTACGTGATATTAAACAACCATTAGAAGTAAATTCAATACCAAAATCTGTAACCAATCTACTTATTGATAGTGGTTTCCAACAACCATTAACACCAGGAATCATtccaaattcaataaaagaATTAGCATTAGGAAATATAAAAACTCAATTAGTTGAAGGATCAATTCCaaagaaaattcaaaaaattattttagataAAAATTTCAACCAATCCTTAGAAATTTGTGATTTAGATAAGAGTGTAGAAATAAgaacaaattatttaaagtaa
- a CDS encoding protein kinase, TKL group, whose protein sequence is MNSFEKKILILKKDDKDSFIALVKQLSTKEKQILFDTIDSRIRKLQTIYLNKPFNLKFLQTFIKEDSDEDDDDEEDEEDEEDSDEEEDDDVVEDDNTKDIGKSRDSDKSIKGKEKGKEKEKEEIEIIEQRYETKVIPKKPIYKDQQQELLQQLQLQQLQQKPISPIKDNSGVSYNTSFSSLSSLSMSNSTSSSLLSTSLLSASLLSASSSGLSTSSLSSSINNSSNNNSNISSSPLSSSPLTLSSSSSSSSPLQRIQSIQNLIRSNSLRTSLSSSSSLLPNLIQLQQQQLPPPPPSQQQQQQQQQQQQQNNSMLQQSNNNNISPRTQLLNNTTTLLPNNGLEEIFNDSNKIGEGGQCSIYKYMGTAMKRFKPSLSSSLISKEFENEVLILERLNHPNIVKIITYSTIERIILLEFIDGNSLDKYPSQSLPLSPSSSLPNPLKVIQDFQQIVDAMIYLHNEIGIIHFDLKPSNILKNSKNNKLKLIDFGISKFLNNNNQNNNNNSLNMGSYRYSPPELLCNNNQNNNLINKSVDVFSFGIMLWECLNWTLPYESLSREQVKQIKTDMERESHLPLDHLPKGIQDLIRLCWKHDPSIRPSFIEIRSRLSEIILNNIPSLNGRQFWISSSKYLQQNDDSLINNNNNNNQNNNNQNNNNNNNNNNNNNNNNKDETTSIIIYESIPWLKFKTFLSNHLNIYRQSSTSNSNSSFNLNNNSSRNNQRQQQQQNNRNRSVYNNNYNNNNNNIINNNNNNINNNRNRNYNAYYEYIFDYIRYILKVIDEKRDEVSVIEFSRFCTFFSPLISSSLFRSIQIFCDIPGLYGYCLKKDLILSSSMITLMSKIGYLIFIDPNNINQLFLKMKAPTSSSSNKNNNNNNNDNNNPSNFIDFTIRVKIGNYNQRIFQCHGHTSSSLSGLIKELQPLIDNNNSGNSSGSSSSKKSNSGFLYQKTPISEIKDRHINGSYLNQNYK, encoded by the exons atgaattcatttgaaaagaaaatattaatattaaaaaaagatgataaaGATTCATTCATAGCATTAGTTAAACAATTGTCAACAAAAGAGaaacaaatattatttgatactATTGATTCCAGAATTAGAAAGTTACAAACTATCTATTtg aaTAAACCATTCAACTTAAAATTCCTTCAAACATTCATAAAAGAAGAtagtgatgaagatgatgatgatgaagaggatgaagaggatgaagaagatagtgatgaagaagaggatgaCGATGTCGTAGAAGATGATAATACAAAAGATATTGGAAAGAGTAGAGATagtgataaatcaattaaaggaaaagaaaaagggaaagaaaaagaaaaagaagagatTGAGATTATAGAACAAAGATATGAAACAAAAGTAATACCAAAAAAACCAATATATAAagatcaacaacaagaactATTACAGCAACTGCAACtgcaacaacttcaacaaaaACCCATTTCACCCATTAAAGATAATAGTGGTGTTAGTTATAAtacatcattttcatcattatcatcacttTCAATGTCaaattcaacatcatcatcattattatcaacatcattattatcagcttcattattatcagcTTCATCAAGTGGTTTgtcaacatcatcattatcatcatctatcaataatagtagtaataataatagtaatatttcatcatcaccattatcatcatcaccattaacattatcatcatcatcgtcatcgtcatcaccattacaaagaattcaatcaattcaaaatttaataaggTCAAATAGTTTAAgaacatcattatcatcatcttcttcattattaccaaatttaattcaattacaacaacaacaactaccaccaccaccaccatcacaacaacaacaacaacaacaacaacaacaacaacaacaaaataattcaatgttacaacaatcaaataataataatatatcacCAAGGACACaactattaaataatacaacaacattattaccaaataatgGATTAGAGGAGATATttaatgatagtaataaaattggtgaaGGTGGTCAATgttcaatttataaatatatggGTACAGCAATGAAAAGGTTCAAACCATCATTAAGTAGtagtttaatttcaaaagagTTTGAAAATGAAGTTTTAATATTGGAGAGACTAAATCATCCAAATATTGTAAAGATTATAACTTATTCAACCATTGAAagaattatattattagaatttatCGATGGTAATAGTTTGGATAAATATCCAAGTCAGTCACTACCATtgtcaccatcatcatcattaccaaatCCTTTAAAAGTAATTCAAGATTTTCAACAAATTGTTGATGCTATGATTTATTTACACAATGAAATTGGTATTATTCATTTCGATTTAAAAccttcaaatattttaaaaaattcaaaaaataataaattaaaattaattgattttggtattagtaaatttttaaataataataatcaaaataataataataatagtttaaatatgGGATCATATAGATATTCACCACCAGAATTATtatgtaataataatcaaaataataatttaattaataaatcagtTGATGTATTTTCATTTGGTATAATGTTATGGGAATGTTTAAATTGGACATTACCATATGAATCATTATCAAGAGAACAagttaaacaaattaaaactgATATGGAAAGAGAATCACATTTACCATTGGACCATTTACCAAAAGGTATTCAAGATTTAATTAGATTATGTTGGAAACATGATCCATCAATTAGACCATCATTCATTGAAATTAGATCAAGATTATctgaaatcattttaaataatataccaAGTTTAAATGGTAGACAATTTTGGATTTCATcttcaaaatatttacaaCAAAATGatgattctttaattaataataataataataataatcaaaataataataatcaaaataataataataataataataataataataataataataataataataaagacgAAACTACaagtataataatatatgaaTCAATACCTTggttaaaatttaaaacgtTCCTatcaaatcatttaaatatatatagacaatcttcaacatcaaattcaaattcaagttttaatttaaataataattcatcaagaaataatcaaagacaacaacagcaacaaaataatagaaatagaagcgtttataataataattataataataataataataatattataaataataataataataatattaataataatagaaataggAATTATAATGCATATTATGAATATATATTTGATTATATTAGATATATATTAAAGGTAATTGATGAAAAAAGGGATGAAGTTTCAGTTATCGAATTCTCAAGATTTTGTACATTTTTTTCACCTTTGATTTCTTCAAGTTTATTTAGAagtattcaaatattttgtGATATACCAGGTTTATATGGTTATTGTTTAAAGAAAGATTTGATTTTAAGTAGTTCAATGATAACTTTAATGTCAAAAATTGGTTATCTTATATTCATTgatccaaataatattaatcaattatttttaaaaatgaaagcTCCAACAAGTAGTTCAtcgaataaaaataataataataataataatgataataataatccatccaactttattgattttacaaTTCGAgttaaaattggtaattaTAATCAAAGAATATTTCAATGTCATGGTCATACTTCATCTTCTTTATCaggtttaattaaagaattacaaccattaattgataataataatagtggtaatagtagtggtagtagtagtagtaagaAATCAAATTCTGGTTTCTTATATCAAAAAACTCCAATAtctgaaattaaagatagaCATATAAATGGttcttatttaaatcaaaattataaataa